The Pochonia chlamydosporia 170 chromosome 1, whole genome shotgun sequence genome window below encodes:
- a CDS encoding epoxide hydrolase (similar to Metarhizium acridum CQMa 102 XP_007813242.1): MSLLGVEDPPIDQILEAIDEMASPNQPKVLLFDIGGVCVVSPFQAILDYEISLNIPPGWVNYSLSKSAPNGFWHRLERGDIPMDAAFFAGFNSDLHRPEHWKAFYTREAAKSPSLPRQVPPVPKIDGEWLFNEMMTKSNAPDPWMFPALKKLKQSGRYILGALSNTVIFPPGHKLHRPDMLDDPLRSLFDVFVSSAHVGLRKPDPRMYKLAVERLDAFARENGRTERGRKLGWDKGVQAGDVLFLDDIGENLKAAKNEGFGTIKVSLGRAYEAVEELERVTGLQLEGEHPKIAIKPKIRRAKI, from the exons ATGTCTCTTTTAGGCGTAGAAGATCCACCCATAGACCAGATATTAGAAGCCATTGACGAGATGGCATCCCCCAATCAACCCAAAGTACTCCTCTTCGACATAGGAGGAGTATGT GTCGTATCAcccttccaagccatccTAGACTACGAAATCAGCCTCAACATCCCCCCCGGCTGGGTAAACTACTCACTCTCCAAGTCCGCCCCCAACGGCTTCTGGCACAGACTCGAGCGCGGCGACATCCCCATGGAcgcagccttcttcgccggATTCAACAGCGACCTCCACCGGCCAGAGCACTGGAAGGCCTTCTACACACGCGAGGCCGCGAAGTCGCCCTCCCTGCCCAGGCAAGTACCCCCGGTGCCCAAAATCGACGGCGAGTGGCTCTTCAACGAGATGATGACCAAGTCCAACGCCCCGGACCCGTGGATGTTCCCCGCcctcaagaagctcaaacAGAGCGGGAGGTATATCCTCGGTGCGCTGAGCAATACCGTTATTTTCCCGCCTGGTCATAAACTGCACAGGCCGGATATGCTGGACGACCCGCTGCGAAGTTTGTTCGATGTGTTCGTCTCGTCTGCGCATGTGGGGTTGCGGAAGCCGGATCCTAGGATGTATAAGCTCGCGGTGGAGAGGTTGGATGCTTTTGCGCGGGAGAATGGACGTACGGAACGGGGGCGGAAGTTGGGTTGGGATAAGGGTGTGCAGGCTGGTGATGTGTTGTTCTTGGATGACATTGGTGAGAATCTGAAGGCGGCTAAGAATGAGGGCTTTGGGACGATCAAGGTTTCGCTGGGGAGGGCGTatgaggctgtcgaggagtTGGAGAGGGTGACGGGGCTGCAGTTGGAGGGGGAGCATCCCAAGATTGCTATCAAGCCCAAGATACGGCGGGCCAAGATATAG
- a CDS encoding 60S ribosomal protein L5 (similar to Verticillium alfalfae VaMs.102 XP_003006324.1), whose product MTFHKLVKNSAYYSRYQTKYKRRRSGKTDYYARKRLVTQAKNKYNAPKYRLVVRFTNKDIIMQIVTAEITGDKVFVAAYAHELKAYGIKHGLTNWAAAYATGLLIARRALSKLGLDKDFVGVEEADGEFTLTEAAETEDGERRPFKVFLDVGLARTSTGARVFGAMKGASDGGVLVPHSEKRFPGYDMESKELDTETLQKYIFGGHVAEYMETLADDDEERYQSQFQKYIDDDVEADGLEELYTEAHAAIREDPWKKAESEGPKKTKEEWKAISKKYRQTKSTKAEKEKRVQEKIKALLAEE is encoded by the exons ATG ACTTTCCACAAGTTGGTCAAGAACAGCGCTTACTACAg CCGCTACCAAACCAAGTACAAGCGCAGACGCTCCGGCAAGACCGACTACTACGCCCGTAAGCGCCTCGTCACCCAGGCCAAGAACAAGTACAATGCGCCCAAGTACCGCCTGGTCGTGCGcttcaccaacaaggacatcatcatgCAGATTGTGACCGCCGAGATCACCGGCGACAAGGTCTTCGTCGCGGCCTACGCCCACGAGCTCAAGGCCTACGGCATCAAGCACGGCCTGACCAACTGGGCCGCCGCCTACGCCACCGGCCTGCTGATTGCTCGCCGTGCGCTGTCCAAGCTCGGCCTCGACAAGGACTTTGTCGGTGTCGAGGAGGCCGACGGCGAGTTCACCCTCACCGAGGCTGCTGAGACTGAGGACGGCGAGCGCCGCCCCTTCAAGGTCTTCCTTGACGTTGGTCTGGCCCGCACCTCCACTGGTGCTCGTGTCTTTGGCGCAATGAAGGGTGCCTCTGACGGCGGTGTGCTCGTCCCCCACTCTGAGAAGCGCTTCCCCGGCTACGACATGGAGTCCAAGGAGCTCGACACCGAGACCCTCCAGAAGTACATCTTTGGCGGCCACGTCGCCGAGTACATGGAGACTctggccgacgacgacgaggagcGCTACCAGAGCCAGTTCCAGAAGTACATTGACGACGATGTCGAGGCCGATGGTCTCGAGGAGCTGTACACCGAGGCCCACGCCGCTATCCGCGAGGACCCCTGGAAGAAGGCTGAGAGCGAGGGCcccaagaagaccaaggagGAGTGGAAGGCCATCTCCAAGAAGTACAGACAGACCAAGTCTACCAAGGCCGAGAAGGAGAAGCGCGTCCAGGAAAAGATCAAGGCTCTTCTTGCCGAGGAGTAA
- a CDS encoding 2OG-Fe(II) oxygenase family oxidoreductase (similar to Metarhizium robertsii ARSEF 23 XP_007816227.2), which yields MPHNLSKTPLAKYIHPPETGENLAYADLITLDLSEYDKPGGKQRLVEQLGEAIHTTGFFYITNIGLTQFQIDQQFAIAKAFFALSSSEKIRFRAPLEDGNYNGYRPLGSVEILPGLHDNLEFYNVFKFIPQTQRTQPQVIRDYASQIEQLQRHMHEDVTYKLLRLIALILELPEDTFVKGHLYEANCDSSLRYMMYRARTEAENKKYKDLYLRGHSDNGTLTYVFRQAVAALQVKLTQDSDWEYLRIPEDKVAVNIGDILEFLSNGYIKSGIHKVVAPPGDQACMDRLGLLYFVRPSDDLPLKTLDNEFLRTAGYGKKGSERDLDISASEWVRARVRKNWKGSVREGVDTREGFLTKVFYS from the exons ATGCCTCATAACTTGTCAAAGACTCCGTTAGCAAAGTACATCCATCCACCGGAAACGGGGGAGAATC TGGCGTACGCTGATCTCATTACGCTTGATCTTTCCGAATATGACAAGCCGGGAGGAAAGCAAAGGCTAGTTGAGCAACTTGGAGAAGCGATACACACTACCG GCTTCTTCTACATTACCAATATCGGCCTCACCCAATTTCAGATCGACCAACAATTCGCCATTGCAAAagccttcttcgccctctcctcctccgaaAAGATCCGATTTCGCGCACCTCTCGAAGATGGCAACTACAACGGTTACCGCCCCCTCGGCTCCGTCGAGATCCTCCCCGGCCTTCACGATAACCTAGAATTCTACAACGTCTTCAAGTTCATCCCCCAGACACAGCGAACGCAACCTCAAGTCATACGCGACTACGCCTCGCAAATCGAACAGCTTCAGCGACACATGCACGAAGACGTTACCTACAAACTCCTCCGCCTCATTGCCTTGATACTAGAGCTGCCGGAAGACACATTCGTCAAGGGCCACCTGTACGAGGCAAACTGCGACAGCTCCCTCCGGTACATGATGTACCGCGCGAGGACAGAggcagaaaacaaaaagtatAAAGATTTGTACTTGCGCGGACACTCGGACAACGGGACATTGACGTACGTCTTCCGGCAAGCGGTTGCTGCGTTGCAGGTGAAACTTACGCAGGATTCGGACTGGGAGTACTTGCGGATTCCAGAGGATAAGGTTGCTGTAAATATTGGCGATATTCTGGAGTTTTTGTCAAACGGCTACATCAAGAGCGGGATTCACAAAGTGGTCGCTCCGCCAGGTGACCAGGCGTGCATGGATCGCCTGGGGCTGTTGTATTTTGTGCGCCCGAGTGATGATTTGCCACTGAAGACGCTAGATAACGAGTTTCTGAGGACGGCGGGATATGGCAAGAAGGGATCCGAAAGAGACTTGGACATCTCGGCGTCGGAGTGGGTTAGGGCGAGGGTGAGGAAGAACTGGAAGGGATCGGTGAGAGAGGGCGTTGATACTAGGGAAGGGTTTTTGACAAAGGTGTTTTATTCCTGA